A segment of the Fibrobacter succinogenes subsp. succinogenes S85 genome:
CTGCGCTTTTCTCGCGTGCGCCCGAGCTCGTGAAAATGCTTGACGAAATCTGGATTGTCGATGCGCCTGAATGCGTTCGCTTGGAACGCTTGGTGCTGCGTGGCCTCAGCGAAAGCGATGCTAAACGCCGTATTGAAAATCAGCGTGGCGCCTGTGCTCCGGAGCTTTTTCCGGGCAAGCGGATTCGCACGGTTATGAACGATGGCGATAAATTGCACGTGGAACAGCAACTTGATGAACTGCTAAGAGACTTACACTAATTTATTGGAATTATGCAACCTTATATTCACCAGTTCGCGAATTTTTTGAGAGCCCATTTGAATTCAATTTCGGTCGGGCTGATTGCAACGCTTTTGATGCTCTATGGCGCCTGCATCAATAACTATTTCAAGCGCATCACGAAAAGCATCCCGTTCATTGGGCGCTTTGCTTTGTTTGTTGTGCTGTGCAGCGTGGGGTATGCTTTTGCGAGTTCGCAGATGGTGCGTCTTTTGCGCATGGTATTGCGCGAACTTTCGGACTTGCCTTTGATTGGGGTGGTCGCAGGCTGTTTTTTGCTGCTTGCGTTCCTCGCCAAAAGCGGGAAAGATATCTGATACTTAGTCAATAGTCAATGGTCAATAGTCGTTAGATTCAATCAATAACTATTAACTAATGACTGATGACTAATAGCTAATTAAAATTATCGCGGTTTACTCCGTATAAAATAACGTCGTCAATCCACATTTCGCTTTCGTCTACAATCCAGATGGTGAAAGTTGTGACGCGCGGCTTGACGAAATCCCATCCCATATTCCCGAACTCGCCGTCGCCTTCGACAAAATCGCTTGGCGTAAAGCTGAAGCGTTTCCAGGTGGAATCGAGATAGTCCACATACTTTGTTTTTCCGGTCGGCTCGTTGAGAACTTCTACCGCAAAACCGAGCTCGCCCTTGCCTTTGGCGTAGAATGCGATGGAATCGATGCCTTCTAGGCTAGACGGGACGCGGCTTACGCGTGAGCCGATCATCGACCACTTGCCTCTTGTTTTGCTAGTGCTCTTCCAATGGAATACGTAGCTGTTGCGTTCTTCGTTGAATTCAAAGGCGTCCTGGATGTTTTCGCTTGAGGGCGTTGTCGTGACGTTTGTGTCTTGTGGATGGAAGTACCATTCGCGCGGACCGTCGCCGTAGTCAAATGCGGATTCGAGTTTTTGATTTTCGAAGTCAATCAGCGTGATGGAATGGATGGCTTTTACGAGCGAGTCGGGGAGGCTTGCCCAGATATCGTTGTTTGCACTTGCGTCGAGTGCGGCGGTCTTGCCCCAGTACATTTCGAGGTTTTCAACGCTTGATGAGCCGTCGATGCGGATTTGGAATTCTGCGGACTGCGGAGTGTCTGGAGTGGTGCTATTCCAGAACGCTCGCTTGAATGCGAGTCGGTTTCCGCTTTGGTCGGTGAATCGGATATCGTTCCCGTTTTCCATGGCTTCGCTAAAGTCGAAGTTCGTTTCGTTTAATCGCACAAAGACTACGGTAGTTTCTGCGATGGGTTTCATCCAATCCGAGATTGTAGAATCAAGCGGAATGGTGCGAACATGTGCCCATTGCTCTAATTGTTCATTTTCGAGAGTCGGTTTTGCTAGCGCTTGGATATCGCTCTTTTCGCCAGCAGAAATTGTAATGGAGGCTTCGCCAATTGTCGCTTGTTCATCGGGCAGAATAGCGCGAATCTGGTAGCTTGCGGGCGGGAGTGAATCGAGTGTGAATTCGCCGTCTTTGTTGGTCTTTACGATTTTATCGGTGCCGTAAATCTGGACCCAGGCGTAGTCGGTTCCTTCAGGGAGCTCTGCCTTGCCGGTGACGGAACCGAGTTCTTCCATTTGCATGGTTGTTAATTTATTCTTCTTTAAGTCGCTAGAGGCAATAGCTTGGAAAACGCCAGAATTGCCATCAATGATTTCGATGTAGCCTTTATTGAAGTTGATGGAATCCATGACGATGTTACCGAGTGAATCGGCGGAGACTTCTAGAATTGCGTCTTGTGCGTTGCTTTGTGTGACGGCGGAATCCGTAGAAACTCCTTCTACGTACCAAAGCGGACGGATTCTTGCGACAACGTTGGCGGCCGGTTTAGAATCGATGTTTACAACGTTGATGATGCAAGCGTTTTCGGTTTCAACGGTGCTAGCGCCTGCGAGATTCTTATCCGAGGAGCAGGCGAATAGTAATACACAGGATAGAGATGCTAATAATCTTTTCATGCTATCCTCGCTTTTTCTTTTGTTGTTTCTTTGTCCGAAATATCGGCAACCGGGTACAGCGAGAAGATGAACTGCATGACCTTCTTTGGCTCTGCAACTTCGGCAACGCGTTTTTGAACTTGTCTGCGAAATTCGCAAGTCATCTCGACGAGGTCTTCAAGACATTCATCATCAACGCAAGCGAGAACTGATGAAATGTTGCGCTCGCTCGGCGGAATGTTGACGAGTGCGTTTTGCGCAAGCGTCAGCAGCTGGTTCTGGTAACTGCGAATAGCGGTAACCTTTGTTGCTCCTGCCGATGTAAAATTGACGGTCGAAACGGCGTAGCGCTCGGAGGCGAGCGGCGTGATCATCTTGAGTTCTTTCAAGACTCGAATGGCTTCTTTCACCTGGTCCTCGGAAACGGCGGGCGTAATCTGCTTAACCAAGGTGTGGACATCGGCCTTGCCGCCATTGATTTCGATAATCGAACGGACAACGGGTATCCACCAGCGGCTGAGGAATAAAATTTCGTTGGAATTCAGTTTGCGGAGGCTCACGTCTTGCAATGCGAGTGCCATCTTGTAAAGCTTATCTTTTTTTGCTTTGGATTTTGTGCGCGATGCCGCTACCAAAATCTCAAAAAGTTCTCCATCGCGGCCTTTGAGCCCGAGCAATTTTTTGGAGAGCGGGATACTCTGCGCGGGGAGGTGGGATTCCTTATTCAATACACGGAAAACCTGGCTCGTTTCGAGTCCAAGTTTTTGTCCCATCATCTTATAGGAAAATAGCGGAAATTCCAATTTCTTCTGCACGAAGAAATTTTTCAGTAGATCTCTGTAATCGCCAATTTCGTCTATGTTTAGCATGGTGAACCCTCTATTAAGAAATAGATTTTTTACAAAGGACAAGGATAGTCTTTTTTTAAGTTTTATTGACGAATTGACAATATGATTATTGTCACGTTGTAATTCTATAAAAATGATGTTTTTCTTACATCGGTACGGTTCGCTCTCTAAAAATTTAATTTAGGGAACAGAAAAACAGAGAGGTAGCTATGCAGAAAGAAGACATCGTTGTTTTAAGGCAAGTTGTGATTTTTTCACTGGTTGCTATTGTTCTTGGCTTTGTTTACGGCTAAGCTTTAAGTAAAATTTGGTGTATAGGCGTAAAAGCTGGTGCGGTTAAGAGCTGCACTGGCTTTTTTTGTTTATAAAAGATGTTATATTGTTCTAGCCTTAAAAAGATTAAAAAGGGATTGTTAAAAATGCCAGCAGAAATTAAGATTCTTGAACGTGCTGAAATGTATTTGCGAAAGCTTTCGGAAGGTGTGAACCCTCTGACCGAGGAAGCTTTGCCGGAAACGGATGTTTGTAAACAGGAACGTATTAGCAAATGCCTTACCTATGTGGCTGATTATTTAAAGCAAAAGGTTATGCCGGTGATGGAACGCCGCGAAAAGGTGGTGGCTCCGAAACCGCAAAAGGTTGTAAAGCCGCGCCCTGTCCGCGAAGTAGCGACGCAAGAACTTGTCTTTACTCCTGAAATGTTGTCCAAGTTCGAAATTTCTGTTGAACCGGTTTCTGTATCGGGTGTTGTACGCCGCTTGAATTTCTTGATCCCGCATGAAAGTGGAATGATGCCGCTTGTGTATGCTGACGTGGCTGAAGTGCTTTCGAGAGAAGGCGTTCTTTTGAAGGAAGAAGGCGATAAGGGCAAGGACTTGAATTTGCCGACTCCGCGTGGCGAAGAACTTGGTTTTGCAAAGGTCGAAGCTGATATTCGTGGACACCATTCAATTTACACGAAGTGCAATGCCGATGCCCAGAAGTTTATCTTGGATAATATTGATAAATGCGTGGCTCAGGCGAATGAACGTTTGGCAAGGCGCAAATCGCGTGCAGAATTGGGCGAGACTGGCCGCAGTGGTAAGGAAAAATTCCATGTGACCGAAGAACAGCTCAAGAATTATCCGACCGATGAATCTCCAGTACCGGTCAGTGAAATTGCAAGACGTTTGAACGACTTACTCCCGCAGGATTCGAATGTCGAAAAGATTTATTTCAAGGCAATTCGCGACTGGTTTGTGGCTTAGAACATGCTTGAAGAAAAGAAGACTGCTCTTGGCAAGATTTTCTTTGAACCGACGGAAGCGGGCGCTCAGAACGGCATTGTGACGGAATCGCGCGTGGGCAAGAATGGCGAAAACTATGACGCCGTCTTGTACAATGGTGCGGCACAAAAGCTCGTGCTTCAGCACGTGAACGAACTCGCGTAATTAGTCATCCTGGAGCCGAAGGCGATAGGATCCATAATATGAAAATCGCCGCCCCTGCTTATCGCAAGGACGGCGTCTTTTTTTCATGTCATGTCGGCCTTTGTGCCGGCATCACCTTACACGTCTCGAATTGCGGGTTTTTATCGCAATCTGCGCAGGCCTCTTGGCATCGGGACTTCCTTACCGTTTTCCCCAAGCAAGTAGATGTTGTCGAGGTTGATGAATCCCTTGCCGCTATATCGGGCGCGGAATGCGAAGTTCTTGATCTTGGTCGGGTCGAGTTGCGGAATCGTCTTGCCCCAACCTTCCTGCTTCATGTTTTCCCAGATGAGCGTGTCGCGAACCCAGTTGCCGCGTGTGTTCTTGAGGCGAACCATGAATTCGTCGTAGTCTTCGACCTGGCTTGACATGATTTGCAGTTCGATGTAGCCTTGCGGATTGTTGTGCGATGTGGCGTAATCGAAAACGATACCGACGGAATTCTTGATTTCTTCCGGCACGTTGTAGTAGGCTCCGGAGTAGTTCGGCCAACCGAGATTAGGCGGTTGTTCAACGATGAAATCATGGCGGATGTAGCCACCGAGAGGCGGGTTGCCGTTGAAAACCTTTGCGTCCATCGAGGTGGCGTTGTCGCCATTTACGACCGGGAACCACGATACGTTGTCTAAACCGTTATCGAAGTTCTGCATCACGCTTGTGGTGCGGTAAGCGCCACGGACGCGGAACGGAATGTTGAACGATGTCTGTTTTTTGTTCTTGCCTGTGATGGTGACTTTAATTTCCTTATTGCCAATCGAGACTTTTTCGGTGAGCGGAATTTGCAAGTGGAAACTTTCGATGGAAGAATTCCATTTGCCGTCATCCGGTTTTGCCTGAACTGTGAGCGGGCCGTTCTTGTCCCATTTCTTGATTTGAATTTCAGCGCCGGCGAGTTCACCACCTTCTTGCACGGCGGTCACGAAGAGGTCAAGCGTATCGCCTACGACAAGGACTTTCTTTTCAAGTGCTGCGGCGAGAACTTCGGGAGCGCTGTTTTGCTGAGCCGGGTTCATGCGGACAACGACAGTTCCAAACGGCGGCACTTCGATATCGCGATTCTTGCCTTCAATGCGGCGGCCGCTCGGACCCATTTTCGGGTACGGGTAAGCGTCGCGTTGGTCGCCAATCCACTTGAATTGTTCTGCGCCAAACACGTCAACTTCTACGCGTGCGTTGCTCGGTTTTTTCTTTTCGCTCTTGCGGTCAACCTGCACAATTTGCTTTGTATCAGTGAGGTTCACGAGAAGCACGTTGCTGCTGTTGCCTTTGCAAATGGCGTAAGGCACGACTGATTCTGTAGTGCTCTTGACGGGAACGACTGCGTAACCGCTTTCGAGGAATCGCTTGAATGTCATGTAGACACCGTAATATTCGGCGGTGGGTTCAAGGCTTGCCCAGCGGTTCCAAGAACCTTCCTTGACTAGAGCTGTCATGCTGATGACGCCCCACGTGTGGTCCGGACCTTCAAACACGTTGCCGAATGCATCCCACGGGAGTGCTTGGAAACGGTCGCCGAAGCGGACGGCGTACTGTGCGAAAATATTTGCCATGCCGGCGGCCTGCGGGTAGTCCATCCAGATTTGAGAGCCTTGTACGGAGGTACTGAATTCCGAGAGGAATACGCGGCGCTTGCCTTCAAGATACTTGTTCATCCAGGCGTTGAGCGTATCGGCGTTGTGTGCGACATCGAGGCTTGCCTTGAGCATGTCTGCGGCATTCAAGTTGTTCGAAGCCCAGTACGGATAAGTGTGCAAGTCAACGACGTCGAGATAGCGCTTGCCATCGGCCTTTTCGGCTTCACCGACGATACGCAAGAATTCTGCCATCCAGTATTTGCCATCATTGAGGCCAGCGCCTTTTTGCTGCATCTTGTGCGTGCTGAGAAGCGGGCCGTGCAAGATGATGCTAGGGTCAACAGCTTTCATGGCGCGTGCGTATTCGATAAAGCGTGCGGCATATTGCCTTGCCGAAAGTGGACCGGACTCTTCCCATTCTCCATCAAGTTCGTTGCCGATTTGCCATTGCTTGATGTTGTACTTTTTTACTTTGTTGGCGTAGCGCACCCAGGCGGCGGCTTCCTTAGAGGTGCCTGTGCCTGCATTGACGCAAATGACGGCTTGAGCTTTTTGACCATTGACAAGTTTCGGGAGCTTGTTGATGTAGGTCATGAATTCTTCGAAATGCCATTTGATGTTGGTCCAGTCGGTGCGAGGCTTATCGCCATTGCGGGTGGACATCGCGAAGAACTTGTAATCGTTCCCGGCAAGTAAATCGTCAGAACCGCTATAGAGCTTCATTTCTCGAATTTGCACGCCTTTAGACGGTAAGTCGGTCGTCTTGAATCGGAGTGCTACATAGCGTGCGCGCGTTGTGGCAAACTTGTACTTTGTTTCGCCGCTTGTGACCTTGACTGTACCCCATCTCTTTAACTTGTTTTCGAGATTCTGGTGAACGCCCGGGTATTCGGCGTATTCGTCTGTCCAGTATGAAAGATCAAAAGACTTCGGACGGAGATTGCCCCATTCGACGATGATTGAATCAAGGTCTTTCTTTTCAGGGAATTCAATGACAATCCAAGGCGGGTCTTTCGGGTCAAGGATTTCGCCCCACCACATGGTGCTCTTGTCGCCATCGGCAAGGTGACTGCGACGGATGAATCCGTAGTTGTCTTTGGTCGTGCCACGGTAAATTGTTTCGCCGAGGAATCCCGGAGCCCAGTCTTTGTCGCTTGGCGTCCAGAGACCGGTGCTGTCGTATTTGCCTGCGCCATTCCAGTGGTAGTCATTGCTCAAGCTACCGTTCGGGAAACGGAAAATGGTGTAGCCGCCATCGACGAGGGCGGGCGTCATGTCGTAATAGCGCGTAGGCGGATTCCAAATGGCAAGATCCGCGCCCATCATGTTCTGTTTGTTAATGACGATGCCCGGATGCGAGTCATCAACTTCGATGACGTTCTGGGCGGCGAACGCAGATGTCGCAGAAATAGCGAATGCCGTGCTGCACAAAAGCTGCTTAAATTTCATTTATCCTCCTCAAGAATGGGGTAGGGTTCACTCATGTTCAAAATGTAATAAAAGCGATTTTGCGTTAAGGCCTGATTCTAATGTTTGTTCTTCTTGATAGGACTTTTTTGTTGACGATGTACAAGAGGTATGCCGCAAAAAATGAAATGAGCATGGTGAGAATGTTCGAGGAATCTTTATCGAGAAAGTCTATAAAATCAAAGAATAATTTGTATATAAATATGTGGCACAAATACAATTCTAATGACATTAGCCCGAAGATGGTAAATATTTTATCAATGGTTTTATATTTGTCAAAAAATTTTGCAAGAAGTAAACACAGAACAGGAGTTATGATAATGTAGGGAAGGTACGCTAGGGAACAAGTTTGCAAGGCGTAGAAAAAATAGGTCTGGAATATAAATAAAATAATTGTCGCGATAAAGGCGGCTGTCAATCCAATTGTTTTTAGCTTTTTGGTGAGTCTGATATTGCATCCGTCTTTTGCCCAATGCCCAAAAATCGCGCCTATGAAAAAAATCGGAATCCTTGCATAAGTCAATATAATGAATCCCCCGTAGTTTTTGTTGTTATAGCAAAGAATACAAGTTAATGCGTAGATTAGCATTAAAGAAAGCCCCGCTCCGATAAAATAGAACGATGCTTTATACCCGTATTTTTTGAATAGCTTGAAGTAAACAGGGAATATTGCGTATAGGAATACTATGCAAGAAATAAACCACGATTCGTCACGATACCCAATCCAATAGCCCAGTGTCGTTGCCTTGCATATCAATTGGTAAATGGCCCTAGTGCTAAAATCCATTTGCGCCAAAAAGACAACGCCAATCACAACCCAAAATTCTGGAAGAATGCGGAAAAAACGGCTCTTATAATATTTCTTTAAATTGAAGTTTTTTCTTGAAAGGGAATAGTAAAGTCCGAAACCGGACAAGAATAAGAAAATGTCTACGCCTCCATAACCGACGGACCTGAAAAAATCTATGATGTCGATATCTGTTGGGACGCGTAAATGAAACAGCATAATCCACAATATGGCAAAGCCCATTATGGCACTTCTGTGTTTTGACAATGTCTGTAGTATGCTGTTCACATTATTAATATACTTGATTTTTCAGAAAAGAAGAGTAAAATTATTTCTTCTTTGCAGATAACTTCTTGAATTCGGCGCGGGCCTTTTTCATGTCGGCGAGGAATGCCTCGTTATTGTGCAGACTCGCAAATGCGGCCGACACAAGAATCTTCGAAGCGTCCACATCGCTTTGCCAATGGAACCCTGCGATGACGCGGCTTTGTCCCCATTCGTAGGCGTACTTCAGCAAGGCGTCTTGCGCAGCCGGGTTGATTTCCACAAGTATCATAGCCATGGACCATGCAAGAATTGTATGCCCTGACGGATATGAGCCGTTCTTTCTCAAAGTCTCTTCGTCTTTGGGGACGAGCGTTGGTTCGTTGAAACGGTCGAATGGACGACGCCTCTTGTAATGTTTTTTGGGAACTCTGCCCACCTGGCGCAGTGTTGCGATTCCGCGTTCAATGGCGTTCATGATGGCGGGCGTTTTCGTTGCTGAAACTTCCATGCCGAATGGCTCGCTGAACATCTTGACCATATCTTCTAGATTGTGCGTCGATTGGGCAATAGCGAGCGCGGCGCGAGCGGAGTCTGCGCGCATGGACTTGCCCCACATATATTGCGAAATGTCATACATAAATTGCACAGATGTTGTTTCGGGCGGTGCAGGATAGAAGTTGAGCGCGTTCGGGAGCGCGTCTGCATTGACGTACGGTTTGACATCGGCTGCGAAACTGCAAATAGTAGCTCCGCAAATGGCTAAAACGAAAATGGATTTTTTGAAAAGTGTGATCATATTTTAAAGATATATTTTTGGAATGCAAGAGAATGTTTGCTGTTTGACTTTTGTATGTTATACCATATGAAGTTTAGACTTGTTTTGAAAATTGCGTTACTAATTTTGCTTGTTCTGGTTGCAGGAACACTGTTCTTTCTGTACTATAATAATCGTATTCCTGAAAATGCTTTGGTGTATTATCGCATTAAAGATCACAAGGGTGATATTTCTGTATGGCGAGCCTCTAACTGCGAGATGAATGGGGATGAATTTCACTGTCATGCAGAGCAGTGTCCTGACGATATATTTAAAGGTAATCCGCGTTATCCGTTTTTTCGGAAATATAAACCGGACACCAATACGTATCAAGATACGGCCTACATAAATTTAAATTTTGGTCTGTTTAAGAAAACGAGCTATATTCCTCGTCCTGTATATGCAAAATTTGACACTGCTTATTTTAAAAAACAATTTGCCTCGGTAAAGAGAACTTTTCCTTGTTCTCATTCAAAAAAATTCTCGTCTCCTTATGAGTTGACGGCTATTGATTTGCCTAGAGGCGTGACTTTCTATGAAACAGGAAAGAAAAAAGACTCCAAAAAATCTGCAAAGTCAAAAGAAAAAAATGAACGCAAAGATTCTTTAAGCTCGAATCTCAAAACGGCGCCGACAATACATTCTGTTTCTATTTCTTGTCCTGAGATGCATTCGTTTCCGCACTATACGTGTTCTTGCGACAATTATCCAACTTATTGCGGGAATCCTAAATACACGAATATGCCTGCACTTCCAGAATCTCATTTTTATGCGATGGACGTATTGTCTTTGAGGGATAGCTCTTTCACTTGGAAATTAATATACAAGACTCCGTACAGCGAAGCCGATACGCTGGAAGTTACAACGACAGTCAAGAAGAGAGAGTGATGTGTTTGGGTTCTGAGTTGATTATATCTCCAAGCCTGCTTGTAACATGTACTTTTGTGCGAAGCAATTTGCCTCGTCATCTTTTTGCTGGTTCTTGTTGCCGTAATAGACGTTTTTGATAAAGATGTCCTTTTTGCCGTGAAGCACGATGTGGCCGAGTTCGTGGAAAAAAGTGAACCAGAATGCATTGCGATCTTTGAATCGGTCGTGCAACTGGATGACGGGAATATCCTTGTACCAACGAGCCATGCCGTGAATTGGTGCCGACTTGAAATTCTGTGCATACAGGATCTTGATGCCGAGCGTTGCGCCGAGCTCCTGCAACTTGCGCATGCCATCGTCGATAAAATCTTCGCCCACCTTCGGCTTGGGCAATGCCTTTTTACGACGTAATTCTTCCCACGCGGCAACATCGGTTTTGGCCAATTCTACAAATTTCGGCATGGCCTTTTTGATGGCGGAACGCAGTTTCTTGTCGTCTTGCTTTTCCATCTGGATTTCGTCAGCGAGGATTTCGCCACGGCGCATCCACACAGAGGCTGCATACGGGTCTTCAGTCTCAGCAAGCGAGATGCGGAACGCAACTTTCAGACGGTTCTTATAATAGTAATCTTCCCACTCTTTGGGTGTAGGCACTCCGAAGAACTTGAGAATCGGCAAAATTACGTCTTCCTTATTGTCAAAATCTGCAATCCACTTACGCGGATTGAGTTCATTGATAGGGAAAAACTTGCGCCAAACGGCTTGTTTCTTGAGAGATTTCTTGATTTTTTCACGCCAAAGATCCTCATCGTATTGCTTTTGCATATTAAGCCAACAATATTGAGGGATTCCCGTTCCGCATTCAAGGCTGTAAGCCATTTCTGTGGTTACGCGGCATTTTGCTTTCAGAAGTTCG
Coding sequences within it:
- a CDS encoding DUF3392 family protein; this encodes MQPYIHQFANFLRAHLNSISVGLIATLLMLYGACINNYFKRITKSIPFIGRFALFVVLCSVGYAFASSQMVRLLRMVLRELSDLPLIGVVAGCFLLLAFLAKSGKDI
- a CDS encoding carboxypeptidase-like regulatory domain-containing protein — encoded protein: MKRLLASLSCVLLFACSSDKNLAGASTVETENACIINVVNIDSKPAANVVARIRPLWYVEGVSTDSAVTQSNAQDAILEVSADSLGNIVMDSINFNKGYIEIIDGNSGVFQAIASSDLKKNKLTTMQMEELGSVTGKAELPEGTDYAWVQIYGTDKIVKTNKDGEFTLDSLPPASYQIRAILPDEQATIGEASITISAGEKSDIQALAKPTLENEQLEQWAHVRTIPLDSTISDWMKPIAETTVVFVRLNETNFDFSEAMENGNDIRFTDQSGNRLAFKRAFWNSTTPDTPQSAEFQIRIDGSSSVENLEMYWGKTAALDASANNDIWASLPDSLVKAIHSITLIDFENQKLESAFDYGDGPREWYFHPQDTNVTTTPSSENIQDAFEFNEERNSYVFHWKSTSKTRGKWSMIGSRVSRVPSSLEGIDSIAFYAKGKGELGFAVEVLNEPTGKTKYVDYLDSTWKRFSFTPSDFVEGDGEFGNMGWDFVKPRVTTFTIWIVDESEMWIDDVILYGVNRDNFN
- a CDS encoding DUF4423 domain-containing protein; translation: MLNIDEIGDYRDLLKNFFVQKKLEFPLFSYKMMGQKLGLETSQVFRVLNKESHLPAQSIPLSKKLLGLKGRDGELFEILVAASRTKSKAKKDKLYKMALALQDVSLRKLNSNEILFLSRWWIPVVRSIIEINGGKADVHTLVKQITPAVSEDQVKEAIRVLKELKMITPLASERYAVSTVNFTSAGATKVTAIRSYQNQLLTLAQNALVNIPPSERNISSVLACVDDECLEDLVEMTCEFRRQVQKRVAEVAEPKKVMQFIFSLYPVADISDKETTKEKARIA
- a CDS encoding glycoside hydrolase family 44 protein; the encoded protein is MKFKQLLCSTAFAISATSAFAAQNVIEVDDSHPGIVINKQNMMGADLAIWNPPTRYYDMTPALVDGGYTIFRFPNGSLSNDYHWNGAGKYDSTGLWTPSDKDWAPGFLGETIYRGTTKDNYGFIRRSHLADGDKSTMWWGEILDPKDPPWIVIEFPEKKDLDSIIVEWGNLRPKSFDLSYWTDEYAEYPGVHQNLENKLKRWGTVKVTSGETKYKFATTRARYVALRFKTTDLPSKGVQIREMKLYSGSDDLLAGNDYKFFAMSTRNGDKPRTDWTNIKWHFEEFMTYINKLPKLVNGQKAQAVICVNAGTGTSKEAAAWVRYANKVKKYNIKQWQIGNELDGEWEESGPLSARQYAARFIEYARAMKAVDPSIILHGPLLSTHKMQQKGAGLNDGKYWMAEFLRIVGEAEKADGKRYLDVVDLHTYPYWASNNLNAADMLKASLDVAHNADTLNAWMNKYLEGKRRVFLSEFSTSVQGSQIWMDYPQAAGMANIFAQYAVRFGDRFQALPWDAFGNVFEGPDHTWGVISMTALVKEGSWNRWASLEPTAEYYGVYMTFKRFLESGYAVVPVKSTTESVVPYAICKGNSSNVLLVNLTDTKQIVQVDRKSEKKKPSNARVEVDVFGAEQFKWIGDQRDAYPYPKMGPSGRRIEGKNRDIEVPPFGTVVVRMNPAQQNSAPEVLAAALEKKVLVVGDTLDLFVTAVQEGGELAGAEIQIKKWDKNGPLTVQAKPDDGKWNSSIESFHLQIPLTEKVSIGNKEIKVTITGKNKKQTSFNIPFRVRGAYRTTSVMQNFDNGLDNVSWFPVVNGDNATSMDAKVFNGNPPLGGYIRHDFIVEQPPNLGWPNYSGAYYNVPEEIKNSVGIVFDYATSHNNPQGYIELQIMSSQVEDYDEFMVRLKNTRGNWVRDTLIWENMKQEGWGKTIPQLDPTKIKNFAFRARYSGKGFINLDNIYLLGENGKEVPMPRGLRRLR
- a CDS encoding acyltransferase family protein, with translation MGFAILWIMLFHLRVPTDIDIIDFFRSVGYGGVDIFLFLSGFGLYYSLSRKNFNLKKYYKSRFFRILPEFWVVIGVVFLAQMDFSTRAIYQLICKATTLGYWIGYRDESWFISCIVFLYAIFPVYFKLFKKYGYKASFYFIGAGLSLMLIYALTCILCYNNKNYGGFIILTYARIPIFFIGAIFGHWAKDGCNIRLTKKLKTIGLTAAFIATIILFIFQTYFFYALQTCSLAYLPYIIITPVLCLLLAKFFDKYKTIDKIFTIFGLMSLELYLCHIFIYKLFFDFIDFLDKDSSNILTMLISFFAAYLLYIVNKKVLSRRTNIRIRP
- a CDS encoding acid phosphatase — protein: MITLFKKSIFVLAICGATICSFAADVKPYVNADALPNALNFYPAPPETTSVQFMYDISQYMWGKSMRADSARAALAIAQSTHNLEDMVKMFSEPFGMEVSATKTPAIMNAIERGIATLRQVGRVPKKHYKRRRPFDRFNEPTLVPKDEETLRKNGSYPSGHTILAWSMAMILVEINPAAQDALLKYAYEWGQSRVIAGFHWQSDVDASKILVSAAFASLHNNEAFLADMKKARAEFKKLSAKKK
- a CDS encoding HigA family addiction module antitoxin, which translates into the protein MAEKKELVLWGKTSPGNILKEKLQEMDVDINDFAARIGYTPKTLNELLKAKCRVTTEMAYSLECGTGIPQYCWLNMQKQYDEDLWREKIKKSLKKQAVWRKFFPINELNPRKWIADFDNKEDVILPILKFFGVPTPKEWEDYYYKNRLKVAFRISLAETEDPYAASVWMRRGEILADEIQMEKQDDKKLRSAIKKAMPKFVELAKTDVAAWEELRRKKALPKPKVGEDFIDDGMRKLQELGATLGIKILYAQNFKSAPIHGMARWYKDIPVIQLHDRFKDRNAFWFTFFHELGHIVLHGKKDIFIKNVYYGNKNQQKDDEANCFAQKYMLQAGLEI